The proteins below come from a single Myxococcota bacterium genomic window:
- a CDS encoding response regulator transcription factor, which yields MRILYVEDDVEARSFVRGALEENGIDVDVASDGPSGLARALEGDYDVAILDVMLPGISGFDILERMRAAHVDTPVLFLTAQGEVAHRIEGLNLGADDYLSKPFAFAELLARVQAVARRRGGAARAQEVVVANLKVDPERRAVFRDDLRIELTPKEFRLLEYLARNTGSVVSRAMITEKVWGHGFESYSNAIDVHVNHLRRKVDRDYEPKLIHTVKGVGYILEDRSGEALAADVAASAGAAASASRG from the coding sequence ATGCGGATCCTGTACGTGGAAGACGACGTCGAGGCCCGCTCCTTCGTGCGCGGCGCGCTCGAGGAGAACGGCATCGACGTCGACGTCGCGAGCGACGGGCCGAGCGGGCTCGCGCGCGCGCTCGAGGGCGACTACGACGTCGCGATCCTCGACGTCATGCTGCCGGGCATCTCGGGCTTCGACATCCTCGAGCGCATGCGCGCCGCCCATGTCGACACGCCCGTCCTGTTCCTCACCGCGCAGGGCGAGGTCGCGCACCGCATCGAGGGGCTGAACCTCGGCGCGGACGACTACCTCTCGAAGCCGTTCGCGTTCGCCGAGCTGCTGGCGCGCGTGCAGGCGGTGGCGCGGCGTCGCGGCGGCGCCGCGCGCGCGCAGGAGGTCGTCGTCGCGAACCTCAAGGTCGACCCGGAGCGCCGCGCCGTCTTCCGCGACGACCTGCGCATCGAGCTCACGCCGAAGGAGTTCCGACTCCTCGAGTACCTCGCGCGCAACACGGGCTCCGTCGTCTCGCGCGCGATGATCACCGAGAAGGTCTGGGGCCACGGCTTCGAGTCGTACTCGAACGCGATCGACGTCCACGTCAACCACCTGCGCCGCAAGGTCGACCGCGACTACGAGCCGAAGCTGATCCACACGGTGAAGGGCGTCGGGTACATCCTCGAGGACCGCAGCGGCGAGGCGCTCGCCGCGGACGTCGCGGCGAGCGCGGGCGCCGCCGCCTCCGCTTCGCGCGGCTGA
- a CDS encoding aldo/keto reductase family protein has translation MRTRRLGDSGLSVGVVSLGSWLTFGESVDVAATSALVAQAVERGVDLFDTADVYANGEAERALATALRHVPRHRVVLASKCFFPMSHGANDRGLSRKHVFESVEASLRRLGTDYLDLHQCHRFDPTTPLDETVRAYEDLIRQGKVLYWGTSLWSGQQIARACEIADATGGYRPISNQPVYSILRRGIESEVLPRCRELGVGQIVFSPLGQGVLTGKYSGGARPPGSRATDERLGRFMKRYLHPDTLARVDALAPIAADLGLGLPALALAFCLRDTSVASVIVGATRAAQLDENCRAAEVDLPDDAVRAIDALFPPGSESLPAEEAAP, from the coding sequence ATGCGAACCCGGCGACTCGGCGACTCCGGCCTCTCCGTCGGCGTCGTGTCGCTCGGCTCCTGGCTCACGTTCGGCGAATCGGTCGACGTCGCGGCGACGAGCGCGCTCGTCGCACAGGCCGTCGAGCGCGGTGTCGACCTGTTCGACACGGCCGACGTCTACGCGAACGGCGAGGCCGAGCGCGCGCTCGCGACCGCGCTGCGCCACGTGCCGCGCCACCGCGTCGTGCTCGCGAGCAAGTGCTTCTTCCCGATGTCGCACGGTGCGAACGACCGCGGCCTGTCGCGCAAGCACGTCTTCGAGAGCGTCGAGGCGAGCCTGCGCCGGCTCGGCACCGACTACCTCGATCTCCACCAGTGCCACCGCTTCGATCCGACGACGCCGCTCGACGAGACCGTGCGCGCGTACGAGGACCTGATCCGCCAGGGCAAGGTGCTCTACTGGGGCACGTCGCTCTGGAGCGGGCAGCAGATCGCGCGCGCGTGCGAGATCGCGGACGCGACGGGCGGCTACCGGCCGATCTCGAACCAGCCCGTCTACTCGATCCTGCGCCGCGGGATCGAGAGCGAGGTGCTGCCGCGCTGCCGCGAGCTCGGAGTGGGCCAGATCGTGTTCAGCCCGCTCGGCCAGGGCGTGCTGACGGGCAAGTACAGCGGCGGCGCGCGCCCGCCCGGGAGCCGCGCGACCGACGAGCGGCTCGGCCGCTTCATGAAGCGCTACCTGCACCCCGACACGCTCGCGCGCGTCGACGCGCTCGCGCCGATCGCGGCCGACCTCGGCCTCGGCCTGCCCGCGCTCGCGCTCGCGTTCTGTCTGCGCGACACCTCCGTCGCGAGCGTGATCGTGGGCGCGACGCGCGCCGCGCAGCTCGACGAGAACTGCCGCGCGGCGGAGGTCGACCTGCCGGACGACGCCGTGCGCGCGATCGACGCGCTCTTTCCACCCGGCAGCGAGAGCCTGCCGGCCGAGGAGGCTGCGCCGTGA
- a CDS encoding acyl-CoA dehydrogenase family protein, whose protein sequence is MPIDFSFPEEIELVLAEVRRFLADVVRPAEAEIEAHEGDRDVLVAQIIRMRKAAKERGLWLPHMPEELGGMGLGHVAMAAVSAEAAKTRFGPFALNAQAPDEGNMHTLLHWATPEQRERYLVPLCEGRARSCFAMTEPEVAGSDPTLIQTTAVPDGDAWVIHGHKWFISGARGAQFAILIARTETDPALPQAANTAFLVDLPSDGWEIVRDVETMSGAHNHCEIRIDGLRVPDANRLGGRGQGHLLGQARLGPARLAHCMRWIGQAEVALEMTIDRALTRYAHGSYLAEKQGIQWMIADSSMELYQCKLMVLHAAYKIDRGEDFKSEVSMAKHFVANALNRIIDRAIQVHGALGYSTDTPLAGMLKQARWARFADGADEVHQWRIAQRSIEAYARDGNVRAATGNLPF, encoded by the coding sequence ATGCCGATCGACTTCAGCTTCCCCGAGGAGATCGAGCTCGTGCTCGCCGAGGTGCGCCGGTTCCTGGCCGACGTCGTGCGGCCCGCCGAGGCGGAGATCGAGGCCCACGAGGGCGACCGCGACGTGCTCGTCGCGCAGATCATCCGGATGCGGAAGGCGGCGAAGGAGCGAGGCCTGTGGCTCCCGCACATGCCCGAGGAGCTCGGCGGCATGGGGCTCGGCCACGTCGCGATGGCGGCCGTCTCGGCGGAGGCGGCGAAGACGCGCTTCGGGCCGTTCGCGCTGAACGCGCAGGCGCCCGACGAAGGCAACATGCACACGCTGCTGCACTGGGCGACGCCCGAGCAGCGCGAGCGCTACCTCGTCCCGCTGTGCGAGGGGCGCGCGCGCTCGTGCTTCGCGATGACGGAGCCCGAGGTCGCGGGCTCGGACCCGACGCTGATCCAGACCACGGCCGTCCCCGACGGCGACGCCTGGGTGATCCACGGGCACAAGTGGTTCATCTCCGGTGCGCGCGGCGCGCAGTTCGCGATCCTCATCGCGCGCACGGAGACCGACCCGGCGCTCCCGCAGGCCGCGAACACGGCCTTCCTCGTCGACCTTCCGAGCGACGGCTGGGAGATCGTGCGCGACGTCGAGACGATGTCGGGCGCGCACAACCACTGCGAGATCCGCATCGACGGGCTGCGCGTGCCGGACGCGAACCGGCTCGGCGGGCGCGGACAGGGGCACTTGCTCGGACAGGCGCGTCTCGGCCCCGCGCGGCTCGCGCACTGCATGCGCTGGATCGGACAGGCCGAGGTCGCGCTCGAGATGACGATCGACCGCGCGCTCACGCGCTACGCGCACGGCTCCTACCTCGCCGAGAAGCAGGGCATCCAGTGGATGATCGCGGACTCGTCGATGGAGCTCTACCAGTGCAAGCTCATGGTGCTGCACGCCGCGTACAAGATCGACCGCGGCGAGGACTTCAAGAGCGAGGTGTCGATGGCGAAGCACTTCGTCGCGAACGCGCTCAACCGCATCATCGACCGCGCCATCCAGGTGCACGGCGCGCTCGGCTACTCCACCGACACGCCGCTCGCCGGCATGCTGAAGCAGGCGCGCTGGGCGCGCTTCGCCGACGGTGCCGACGAGGTGCACCAGTGGCGCATCGCGCAGCGCTCGATCGAGGCGTACGCGCGCGACGGCAACGTGCGCGCGGCGACCGGCAACCTCCCGTTCTAG
- the miaE gene encoding tRNA isopentenyl-2-thiomethyl-A-37 hydroxylase MiaE — protein sequence MLDLASETPPEWAARAVGSIDDVLLDHAHCERKAAGAAVRMLFRYPEQRFLQEPLSRLAREELVHFERVLGELDRRGVRFARQKPSAYGGRLHALVRASDPERLVDLLLISALIEARSCERFRLLADALADDPLGALYRDLVASEARHHRAYAKLAESAAGGAAEEVAARLRELASAEAEIVGAPSRAVRLHSS from the coding sequence GTGCTCGACCTCGCCTCCGAGACCCCGCCCGAGTGGGCCGCGCGCGCGGTCGGCTCCATCGACGACGTGCTGCTCGATCACGCGCACTGCGAGCGCAAGGCCGCGGGCGCGGCCGTGCGCATGCTGTTCCGCTATCCCGAGCAGCGCTTCCTGCAGGAGCCCCTGTCGCGCCTCGCGCGCGAGGAGCTCGTGCACTTCGAGCGCGTGCTCGGCGAGCTCGACCGCCGCGGCGTGCGCTTCGCGCGCCAGAAGCCGAGCGCCTACGGCGGGCGCCTGCACGCGCTCGTGCGCGCGAGCGACCCCGAGCGGCTCGTCGACCTGCTGCTGATCTCCGCGCTGATCGAGGCGCGCAGCTGCGAGCGTTTCCGCCTGCTCGCCGATGCGCTCGCGGACGACCCGCTCGGCGCGCTCTATCGCGACCTCGTCGCGAGCGAAGCGCGCCACCACCGCGCGTACGCGAAGCTCGCCGAGAGCGCAGCGGGCGGCGCGGCCGAGGAGGTCGCGGCGCGCCTTCGCGAGCTCGCGAGCGCGGAGGCGGAGATCGTCGGGGCGCCGTCGCGCGCGGTGCGGCTGCACTCGTCGTGA
- a CDS encoding ATP-binding protein yields MARERSLGTRWAIRYALATFVVVAGVLSFHYVQTRERFQRDAQLLLRLQANELVGEIQRDGADVERLERYIDRTAALGYRVLRLGFRVLDPDGAIVVERGSLENSPIPLPSVLPKAGDPEVVEEVDTGETFPFYTLVVRAPAGGWVQVAVDTKLFARSAREIRNLFVVSLPIVALLTGAIGVALARSSLRPIARIIAGVEEVSATQLTRHVVRTGTGDELDRLASAFNAMTDRIRAGVDRMRRFSADAAHELRTPVTLMRNRIEAAADAPRDAERDQALLERTLEDIDHLSSTIRAMLRLAHSEAGVEFERLRRVSLRELAEGVVEFFEPLALDAEVSLALAAPDDVVVVGDPTWLHQLFANLVDNAIKFTPAGGSVVVSIAQQGAQAVADVSDTGIGIPAHERERVFEAFRRVDGSASRTGSGLGLPLAREIARAHGGEIELESEVGRGSVLRVRLPVGGPGASAARGRAHTAERVSP; encoded by the coding sequence GTGGCGCGCGAGCGCTCGCTCGGCACGCGCTGGGCGATCCGCTACGCGCTCGCGACCTTCGTCGTCGTCGCGGGCGTGCTCTCCTTCCACTACGTGCAGACGCGCGAGCGCTTCCAGCGCGATGCGCAGCTCCTGCTGCGCCTGCAGGCGAACGAGCTGGTCGGCGAGATCCAGCGCGACGGCGCCGACGTCGAGCGGCTCGAGCGCTACATCGATCGCACCGCGGCGCTCGGCTACCGCGTGCTGCGCCTCGGCTTCCGCGTCCTCGACCCCGACGGCGCGATCGTCGTCGAGCGCGGCTCGCTCGAGAACAGCCCCATCCCGCTCCCGAGCGTGCTGCCGAAGGCCGGCGACCCCGAGGTCGTCGAGGAGGTCGACACGGGCGAGACGTTCCCGTTCTACACGCTCGTCGTGCGCGCGCCGGCCGGGGGCTGGGTGCAGGTCGCCGTCGACACGAAGCTCTTCGCGCGCAGCGCGCGCGAGATCCGCAACCTGTTCGTCGTGTCGCTGCCGATCGTCGCGCTGCTGACCGGCGCGATCGGCGTCGCGCTCGCGCGCTCGAGCCTGCGGCCGATCGCGCGCATCATCGCCGGTGTCGAGGAGGTCTCGGCGACGCAGCTCACCCGCCACGTCGTGCGCACCGGCACGGGCGACGAGCTCGACCGGCTGGCCTCCGCGTTCAACGCGATGACGGATCGCATCCGCGCCGGCGTCGACCGCATGCGCCGCTTCTCGGCCGACGCCGCGCACGAGCTGCGCACGCCGGTGACGCTGATGCGCAACCGCATCGAGGCGGCCGCCGACGCGCCGCGCGACGCCGAGCGCGACCAGGCCCTGCTCGAGCGCACGCTCGAGGACATCGACCACCTCTCGAGCACGATCCGCGCGATGCTCCGCCTCGCGCACTCCGAGGCGGGCGTCGAGTTCGAGCGCCTGCGCCGCGTCTCGCTGCGCGAGCTCGCGGAGGGCGTGGTCGAGTTCTTCGAGCCGCTCGCGCTCGACGCCGAGGTCTCGCTCGCGCTCGCCGCGCCGGACGACGTCGTCGTCGTCGGCGACCCGACGTGGCTGCACCAGCTCTTCGCGAACCTCGTCGACAACGCGATCAAGTTCACGCCGGCCGGCGGGAGCGTCGTCGTGTCGATCGCGCAGCAGGGCGCGCAGGCCGTCGCCGACGTGAGCGACACCGGCATCGGGATCCCCGCGCACGAGCGCGAGCGCGTGTTCGAGGCGTTCCGGCGCGTCGACGGCTCGGCCTCGCGCACGGGCTCGGGCCTCGGGCTGCCGCTCGCCCGCGAGATCGCGCGCGCGCACGGCGGCGAGATCGAGCTCGAGAGCGAGGTCGGCCGCGGATCGGTGCTGCGCGTGCGGCTCCCGGTCGGCGGGCCGGGCGCGAGCGCGGCGCGCGGCCGCGCGCACACCGCAGAGCGCGTCAGTCCGTGA
- a CDS encoding glutathione S-transferase family protein, whose translation MRLYTQRVNPFAHKVAVGLDIKRLPFEYVTVDDPTEVRRISPVTGQLPVIEHGGHRVADSTAILRYVDERFPEPPLWSRDPKTGAAQDQLMHWADASFLFYWDRWRAARYPRPGDDLPANPSLLAQLKRRIERSFGRPGRDPTPLELRELQVLDELANRMDDLVGMLGSRDFFHADQPSVADASVYGMLRIIRDGPMMGGREMVERRPPLAEYVERMALVSPTVSGSALPSFTD comes from the coding sequence ATGCGCCTCTACACGCAGCGCGTGAACCCGTTCGCGCACAAGGTCGCCGTCGGCCTCGACATCAAGCGGCTGCCGTTCGAGTACGTGACCGTCGACGACCCGACCGAGGTGCGCCGCATCAGCCCGGTCACGGGCCAGCTCCCGGTGATCGAACACGGCGGCCACCGCGTCGCGGACTCGACCGCCATCCTCCGCTACGTCGACGAGCGCTTCCCCGAGCCCCCGCTCTGGAGCCGCGACCCCAAGACGGGCGCCGCGCAGGACCAGCTCATGCATTGGGCCGATGCGTCGTTCCTGTTCTACTGGGATCGCTGGCGCGCCGCGCGCTATCCGCGGCCGGGCGACGACCTGCCCGCGAACCCGTCGCTCCTCGCGCAGCTCAAGCGCCGCATCGAGCGCAGCTTCGGCCGCCCCGGCCGCGACCCGACGCCGCTCGAGCTGCGCGAGCTCCAGGTGCTCGACGAGCTCGCGAACCGGATGGACGACCTCGTGGGCATGCTCGGCAGCCGCGACTTCTTCCACGCCGACCAGCCGAGCGTCGCCGACGCCTCGGTCTACGGGATGCTGCGCATCATCCGCGACGGCCCGATGATGGGCGGCCGCGAGATGGTCGAGCGCCGACCGCCGCTCGCGGAGTACGTCGAGCGGATGGCGCTCGTGAGCCCCACGGTGAGCGGCTCGGCCCTCCCGAGCTTCACGGACTGA
- a CDS encoding aldo/keto reductase — protein MPGPIPHVPFGRTGHASSRVVFGAAALMADNPKINERAFALLFEYGIDHIDVAASYGRAEEAVGRYMPAHRDAFFLATKTGERGYAGARDEIRRSLDRLRTDRIDLLQLHNLREPAERALALSEDGALRAAVEARDEGLVRFLGVTGHGLGIARAHLDSLEHFPFDAVLLPYNAPVLAQPGYAADFEALAAVCRARGVALQTIKAVARRRWADPARATRRCWYEPIEDERALELAVHFVLARPDAFLNTSSDLVTLERTLAAAARFDPAEWAARPDAAGELARALAAMDARSLFEPGLDDPRIAPAPPA, from the coding sequence ATGCCCGGCCCGATCCCGCACGTTCCGTTCGGACGCACCGGTCACGCGAGCTCGCGCGTCGTCTTCGGCGCGGCCGCGCTGATGGCCGACAACCCGAAGATCAACGAGCGCGCGTTCGCGCTGCTCTTCGAGTACGGCATCGACCACATCGACGTCGCGGCCTCGTACGGGCGCGCGGAGGAGGCGGTCGGGCGCTACATGCCCGCCCACCGCGACGCGTTCTTCCTCGCCACGAAGACGGGCGAGCGCGGCTATGCGGGCGCGCGCGACGAGATCCGCCGTTCGCTCGACCGGCTGCGCACCGATCGCATCGACCTGCTGCAGCTCCACAACCTGCGCGAGCCGGCCGAGCGCGCGCTCGCGCTCTCGGAGGACGGCGCGCTGCGCGCCGCCGTCGAAGCGCGCGACGAGGGGCTCGTGCGCTTCCTCGGCGTCACCGGGCACGGCCTCGGCATCGCGCGCGCGCACCTCGACTCGCTCGAGCACTTCCCCTTCGACGCCGTGCTGCTGCCGTACAACGCGCCCGTGCTCGCACAGCCGGGCTACGCGGCCGACTTCGAGGCGCTCGCCGCCGTGTGCCGCGCGCGCGGCGTCGCGCTCCAGACCATCAAGGCGGTCGCGCGCCGTCGCTGGGCCGACCCGGCGCGCGCGACGCGACGCTGCTGGTACGAGCCCATCGAGGACGAGCGCGCGCTCGAGCTCGCCGTGCACTTCGTGCTCGCGCGACCCGACGCGTTCCTCAACACGTCGAGCGACCTCGTGACGCTCGAGCGGACGCTCGCGGCCGCGGCGCGCTTCGACCCGGCAGAATGGGCGGCGCGCCCGGATGCCGCGGGCGAGCTCGCGCGCGCGCTCGCGGCGATGGACGCGCGCTCGCTGTTCGAGCCCGGCCTCGACGATCCGCGCATCGCGCCCGCGCCCCCCGCCTAG
- a CDS encoding aminotransferase class V-fold PLP-dependent enzyme produces the protein MSDTRTLPHRLLLGPGPSNASPRVLAAMSQPLLGHLDPLFLAILDEAQRSLATLFGVSGGLTVPISATGSAGMEACLVNLLEPGDAVVVGVNGVFGGRMCEVAARAGANVTRVDAEWGRELDADAMRDAIARARPRVVAFVHAETSTGVLQPVPAIARAANDAGALVVLDCVTSLGGLPVELERWGVAAAYSGTQKCLSVPPGLSPVHFSERALERVRARSRPVQSWYLDVGLLAGYYGGERVYHHTAPISAIYGLAEGLRIVVEEGIEKRAARHREAAAALVAGLAPLGFEPLVPAASRLPMLTSVALPERVVAAGEAKLRRRLLDEHDIEVGGGLGALAGRIWRIGLMGENARVENVDRLLAALRDVLADG, from the coding sequence ATGTCGGACACGCGAACGCTCCCGCACCGTCTGCTGCTCGGCCCCGGCCCCTCGAACGCGAGCCCGCGCGTGCTCGCGGCGATGAGCCAGCCCCTGCTCGGCCACCTCGACCCGCTCTTCCTCGCGATCCTCGACGAGGCGCAGCGGAGCCTCGCGACGCTGTTCGGCGTGAGCGGCGGCCTGACGGTCCCGATCTCGGCGACCGGGAGCGCGGGCATGGAGGCGTGCCTCGTCAACCTGCTCGAGCCGGGCGACGCGGTCGTGGTCGGCGTGAACGGCGTGTTCGGCGGGCGCATGTGCGAGGTCGCCGCGCGCGCGGGCGCGAACGTCACGCGCGTCGACGCGGAGTGGGGGCGCGAGCTCGACGCCGACGCGATGCGCGACGCGATCGCGCGCGCGCGTCCGCGCGTCGTCGCGTTCGTGCACGCCGAGACGTCGACCGGCGTGCTCCAGCCCGTCCCCGCGATCGCGCGCGCCGCGAACGACGCGGGCGCGCTCGTCGTGCTCGACTGCGTGACGTCGCTCGGCGGGCTCCCCGTCGAGCTCGAGCGCTGGGGCGTCGCGGCGGCGTACAGCGGCACGCAGAAGTGCCTGTCGGTGCCGCCCGGCCTCTCGCCCGTCCACTTCTCGGAGCGCGCTCTCGAACGCGTGCGCGCGCGCTCGCGCCCGGTGCAGAGCTGGTATCTCGACGTCGGCCTGCTCGCCGGCTACTACGGCGGCGAGCGCGTCTACCACCACACCGCGCCGATCAGCGCCATCTACGGGCTCGCCGAGGGGCTGCGGATCGTCGTCGAGGAGGGCATCGAGAAGCGCGCGGCGCGCCACCGCGAGGCCGCGGCCGCGCTCGTCGCGGGCCTCGCCCCGCTCGGCTTCGAGCCGCTCGTGCCCGCCGCCTCGCGCCTCCCGATGCTGACGTCGGTCGCGTTGCCCGAGCGCGTCGTCGCCGCCGGCGAGGCGAAGCTCCGCCGGCGGCTCCTCGACGAACACGACATCGAGGTCGGCGGCGGCCTCGGCGCGCTCGCGGGCCGCATCTGGCGCATCGGCCTGATGGGCGAGAACGCGCGCGTCGAGAACGTCGACCGCCTGCTCGCGGCGCTGCGCGACGTCCTCGCCGACGGCTGA
- a CDS encoding dienelactone hydrolase family protein: MEIRTERVSIPVGGAQMAGYLARPSDGKPRPGLLVYMEIFGVNAHIRDVVERAAREGYVALAPDYFHRTGPGIELGYDEAGMQEGMSHLARLQADTMVEDARAAIAFLRARADVTGKIGAMGFCIGGHMTYLTACETDVAAAASYYGGGIAAPQGPGGGRSTVSRTPGIRGRIECYFGSRDAMIPMEQVEEVRRALAAAGTRSEVVVYDADHGFHCDQRASYDEAAARDAWRRTFAMFAEELGG; encoded by the coding sequence ATGGAGATTCGGACGGAGCGCGTGTCGATCCCGGTCGGCGGCGCACAGATGGCGGGCTACCTGGCGCGGCCCTCGGACGGAAAGCCGCGGCCGGGGCTGCTCGTGTACATGGAGATCTTCGGCGTGAACGCGCACATCCGCGACGTGGTCGAGCGCGCGGCGCGCGAGGGCTACGTCGCCCTCGCGCCCGACTACTTCCACCGCACGGGTCCCGGCATCGAGCTCGGCTACGACGAGGCCGGCATGCAGGAGGGGATGTCGCACCTCGCACGCCTCCAGGCGGACACGATGGTCGAGGACGCGCGCGCGGCGATCGCCTTCCTGCGCGCGCGCGCCGACGTCACGGGGAAGATCGGTGCGATGGGCTTCTGCATCGGCGGCCACATGACGTACCTGACCGCGTGCGAGACGGACGTCGCGGCGGCGGCGAGCTACTACGGCGGCGGCATCGCCGCACCGCAGGGCCCGGGCGGCGGGCGCTCGACCGTCTCGCGCACGCCCGGCATCCGCGGCCGCATCGAATGCTATTTCGGGAGCCGCGACGCGATGATCCCGATGGAGCAGGTCGAGGAGGTGCGCCGCGCACTCGCGGCCGCCGGCACGCGGAGCGAGGTCGTCGTCTACGACGCCGACCACGGCTTCCACTGCGACCAGCGCGCGAGCTACGACGAAGCGGCCGCGCGCGACGCCTGGCGCCGCACGTTCGCGATGTTCGCGGAGGAGCTCGGCGGCTGA